TCCATGTGGAAGAACACGTCGTCGTCCGCGTCGTCCGTCGAGATGAAACCGTAGCCGCCAGTGTCGTTGAAGAAATCAACTTCGCCTTTCGCCATTACAAATAGACCAATGCTCCCTCAACGGATA
The sequence above is a segment of the Halalkalicoccus subterraneus genome. Coding sequences within it:
- a CDS encoding cold-shock protein, with the protein product MAKGEVDFFNDTGGYGFISTDDADDDVFFHM